AACGTATGCACCAAAGTAATGCGATGCAATACCAATACCCCAGCCAAGCATTGGCCATACCGGCCAGGGAACACCACCACCATAATGCTTTGCTCCATTGATAGACCATAGTATCCAGAAGAATGCATTGATCAGTAAATAAGTGATAAGATGCTGTTTGAACGATGCACGCTTTTGTGCGATCTCCCAAAGCTGTTTGTCTTTTTCTTCGTTTGAATCGGGGATTCGTTGAAAGCTACTCATGATAAGAGGTTTAATTATTATAGATTTTTTACATTATGCCACCGGGCTTAACAGCGGCCATTTTAAGATCATTAGTAAGAAAGCAAGTAAAGGAGTAAATAATGATAATGCACCCCACCACTCCCATTCTTTCTTATACTTTGTAAACTGTGCTTTATCATAGCTGTTGTTGCCAATACTTTGTTCAAGGTAGTTTTTCATTTTCGTTTGCAACGGCCCGACTTTTGCCATGAACATAATGCCAGATAAAGTAAACAATACAATCGACCAGAATATCCAACCCGTACCAAGCAATGGATAACCACCTTTTATTGCAGCCATAATTCCTCCTGCTGTTATCACCAGTACACCCGGAAGTGTAAAGATCTTATCTGCAGCAATAATACCTTTTACTGTGTGCTGCAAATAACCAACATCATTTACTTTGTATGCCCACTTCATCCAGAACAATCCGATTGTGATATTGCCAAGGAAAGCAACAACCGCCAACAGATGAATGATTTTAAACAGCAAATAAATATTCATAACTCAGTTCTTATAAATTGTTGTTGATGGCATCTTCACTACGGTCAACACCAAAGCTGATAAATGCCCCAATGAAAATGAACATTCTTGATGGCGGCACCAGTTCACTTCTGCGTGCACCATTTGTTGAATAATTATACCCATACACCTGCTTAATGTTAAAGATGTTACTCACGCTTAAAACATATACCGCAAATGCTTTTGCGTTTTGTTTTCCTATCGATGGCAGATAATTCAATGCAAAACTTACATTGTGATAATCAGGGATGGGTCCTTTATCAGCAAAGAATGTTTTGCTTGTGTTTGCATCGTACTGAATATTGTAATAAGGTCTGCCACTTGCATAGTTGTATGATAAGTTGATGTTTGTTTTAAGTTTGGTCGCAAACTTTTTCATCACTATCGATGCTGTGTGCTTTGCAGCAAAGTTGGGTGTAATGGCATTGGGGAAATTCAGGAAATCACGTTTGGTGTCAAGAAAAGAATACGATATCCAATAATCAAGATTCTTCACTGTTTTCTTATCTCTCCAGAACAATTCAAAACCGCTTGCATCACCAAACCCATTATTACTGCTTCCAATTTCACGACCATTTACATTACTTGTCTTGATCAGGTTGTCATACTTTTTATAAAACGCTTCTACACGAAATGTAGTGAGGCTTGTTGTTTTTTGAAACTGCGCAATGTAATGTTCTGCCTTCATAAAGGTCAATGGATTCACAGAAGGCTGGTAACGCAGTTCAGGATTTTGATAAAAGATGCCGTAAGCCAATGAAGCCTGGCTTTCTTTACCCAACTTATATGCCAGTGAAACACGTGGTGCAAGATTGGTTTTATTCAGGTAAGCTGAATGCTCAGCACGGGCTCCCAATTTCGCAGCAAGATTATTTGTCAGGTATACATCCTGTTCTGCAAATAATGAATACACATTTTCGATCAACCTGCTGTTGAACTTCATTCCATTGTATGACGTGAATGTACTTCTATCGTCACTATGATTATATTCTGTACCAAAGCGAAGGGTATTCAAACCTTTGAAACGTTTATCAAAAACGATGCGGGCATTTGTATAAAATCCTTTGCTGTCAATATC
The DNA window shown above is from Lacibacter sp. H375 and carries:
- a CDS encoding DUF2269 family protein; translated protein: MNIYLLFKIIHLLAVVAFLGNITIGLFWMKWAYKVNDVGYLQHTVKGIIAADKIFTLPGVLVITAGGIMAAIKGGYPLLGTGWIFWSIVLFTLSGIMFMAKVGPLQTKMKNYLEQSIGNNSYDKAQFTKYKKEWEWWGALSLFTPLLAFLLMILKWPLLSPVA
- a CDS encoding 2TM domain-containing protein — its product is MSSFQRIPDSNEEKDKQLWEIAQKRASFKQHLITYLLINAFFWILWSINGAKHYGGGVPWPVWPMLGWGIGIASHYFGAYVYPKSNSVEREYEKLKNKQ